The Gammaproteobacteria bacterium DNA window CTATGCGACCCCATTCGTTTAAGATCTTAGTCGCGGTATCGACAATAGCAGGGCTTGGCATGGGCACGGCCGAGGCGCGCGATCAGTTGCGCATCGTCGGGTCCAGCACGGTTTATCCGTTTTCGAGCTATGTGGCCGAGGAGCTGGGCGCGGTCACCGATCATCCCACGCCGGTTGTGGAGTCCACCGGGTCAGGCGGCGGTTTCGAACTGTTTTGCGCTGGTGGCGCCGGGAATACGCCGGACATCACGAACGCGTCGCGTCAGATGGAATCCGACGAGTACAAGCTGTGCGCGGAAAACGGTGTCACGGATATCACCGAAGCGGTGATCGGTTACGACGGCATCGTCATCGCCAACAGCATAGACGGGCCTGACCTGGCCTTGAGCATTGAGGATCTGTTCATGGCGGTGGCCGCGAAAATTCCGCAAAACGGCAAGCTAGTCAACAACCCATACAAGAACTGGAGCGAAATCAACCCTGATCTGCCGGACGAAGAGATCCGCATCTACGGTCCACCGACCACCTCAGGCACGCGTGACGCGTTCGAGGAACTGGTGATGGAGGCGGCTTCCGAAGAAATGACAATCTACGGCGACGAGGGCTACACCGAGGTGCGTCGGGACGGCGTTTACGTGGAGTCGGGAGAGAACGACAACCTCATCGTACAGCGTCTGGAGCAGGATACGGGCGCGGTCGGCATTTTCGGTTACAGCTTTTTAGAAGAGAACGGCGACGCGATCAAGGGGGCGACGATCGACGGTGTGGCGCCCGAGCGCGAGCTGATCTCGTCCGGCAAGTATCCCGTTTCCCGCAGCCTGTTCTTCTATACCAAGAACTCACATGCGCAAGACGTCGTAAGCATGGACGACTATGTGTCGCTGTTCATGAGCGACCAGATGATCGGCGAAGACGGACTTTTGCAGGATCTGGGTCTAATCCCGTTGCCCGAGGATATGCTCGAAGACATGCGGGACAACGTCGACGAACGCACAAGGCTCAAGGCTAGCGACCTCGAAGGCTAGGCAGTATAAGTATGAGCAGTTAGAGACGGCCGTAAGCGGAAATTATGACGCGCCACACGAGGCAGTTCGACCTGCGTGCGCATGCCTCGAAA harbors:
- a CDS encoding substrate-binding domain-containing protein — protein: MRPHSFKILVAVSTIAGLGMGTAEARDQLRIVGSSTVYPFSSYVAEELGAVTDHPTPVVESTGSGGGFELFCAGGAGNTPDITNASRQMESDEYKLCAENGVTDITEAVIGYDGIVIANSIDGPDLALSIEDLFMAVAAKIPQNGKLVNNPYKNWSEINPDLPDEEIRIYGPPTTSGTRDAFEELVMEAASEEMTIYGDEGYTEVRRDGVYVESGENDNLIVQRLEQDTGAVGIFGYSFLEENGDAIKGATIDGVAPERELISSGKYPVSRSLFFYTKNSHAQDVVSMDDYVSLFMSDQMIGEDGLLQDLGLIPLPEDMLEDMRDNVDERTRLKASDLEG